One genomic window of Phoenix dactylifera cultivar Barhee BC4 unplaced genomic scaffold, palm_55x_up_171113_PBpolish2nd_filt_p 000097F, whole genome shotgun sequence includes the following:
- the LOC103722338 gene encoding EG45-like domain containing protein, translated as MSKHPKLLLLPCLLSLAILLRPSTADVGTVAYYGPPYLPTVCYGRDQEQFPASGLFAAAGEGIWDNGASCGRQYLVRCLSSATPNACIKNQTIQVKVLDRGKMLNSMPSKNGTTMVLSNAAFRMIASQAARVINVEFRQV; from the exons ATGTCCAAGCATCCAAAGCTTCTCCTGCTTCCATGCCTACTCTCCCTCGCCATCCTCCTCCGCCCCTCCACCGCTGATGTCGGCACTGTTGCATACTATGGCCCGCCCTACCTTC CTACGGTTTGTTATGGTCGCGACCAGGAGCAGTTCCCGGCTAGTGGCCTATTTGCCGCGGCTGGTGAAGGGATATGGGATAATGGTGCATCTTGTGGAAGGCAGTACCTGGTGAGATGCCTCAGCTCGGCAACACCCAATGCATGCATTAAGAACCAGACTATTCAAGTGAAAGTTCTCGACCGGGGGAAAATGCTGAATTCAATGCCATCCAAGAATGGCACCACCATGGTCCTGTCAAATGCTGCCTTTCGGATGATAGCAAGCCAAGCAGCTAGGGTAATTAACGTCGAATTCAGACA GGTCTGA